Genomic DNA from Blattabacterium sp. (Blaberus giganteus):
ATTCTACTAATGGTCCTGTTTTTTTTTGTATAGAATTTAATATTACAGGATGTTTTTTAGATTTTTCTTTTATTTCTATTTTATCCCCTGGTTTTAATCTAAAAGATGGAATGTTTACCACTTTATTATTAACGATAATGTGTCTATGAGAAACAAGTTGACGAGCAGAAGATCGAGATGGTGAAAATTTTAATCTAAAAACTATGTTATCTAAACGACTTTCACATGCTTGTAATAATAATTCTCCAGTTATTCCTTTTTTTCTTGCAGCTTCAAAAAATAAACTCTCAAATTGTCGTTCCAATATTCCATAAGTATATCTTGCTTTCTGTTTTTCTATCAATTGAACAAAATATTCTGAACGTTTTCCTCTACGACGACTACTTCCATGTTGACCAGATGGATATTTCCTTCTATCGAAATATTTATCTTCACCATAAATACATTCTCCAAATCTTCTAGAAATTTTAGTTTTAGGTCCTATATATTTTGCCATAATTTTTTTATATTGATAATATTTGAATTAAAAAGAAATAGAATATTAAATATTAAACTCTTCTCCTCTTAGGGGGACGACAACCATTGTGTGGCAATGGAGTAATATCTTTAATTATTGTAACGACAATACCAGAATTACTTAATGCTCGTATAGCTGCATCTCTTCCTGCTCCAGGCCCTTTAATTTTAACTTCAACTTTTTTTATTCCAGCATTCAACCCTTCTTTTGCTACATTTTCTGCAACCATTTGAGCTGCATATGGGGTATTTTTTTTTGATCCTTTGAAATTCATTTTTCCAGCAGAAGACCATGCAATCACATCTCCTTTTTTGTTTGTTAAAGTTATAATAATATTATTAAAAGTAGCTTGAATATGAGCTTCTCCTATAGAATCTACTATTACTGATTTTTTTTTACTTTTACTTAATGATGGTTTTATCATATTTTATTTTGTAACTTTCTTTTTATTCGCTACAGTTTTCTTTTTTCCTTTTCTAGTTCTGCAATTATTTTTTGTTTTTTGTCCTCTTAATGGCAATCCTTTTCTATGTCTAGTTCCCACATAACAACCAATATCCATCAATCGTTTAATATTATATTGAATTTCAGATCTTAACTCTCCTTCAATTTTTATAAAATCAGATATA
This window encodes:
- the rpsM gene encoding 30S ribosomal protein S13 — translated: MSVRISGVDLPRYKRGIIGLTYLYGIGKSLSKKILHFIGIDENKKVENWSDDEISKIRKYISDFIKIEGELRSEIQYNIKRLMDIGCYVGTRHRKGLPLRGQKTKNNCRTRKGKKKTVANKKKVTK
- the rpsK gene encoding 30S ribosomal protein S11, coding for MIKPSLSKSKKKSVIVDSIGEAHIQATFNNIIITLTNKKGDVIAWSSAGKMNFKGSKKNTPYAAQMVAENVAKEGLNAGIKKVEVKIKGPGAGRDAAIRALSNSGIVVTIIKDITPLPHNGCRPPKRRRV
- the rpsD gene encoding 30S ribosomal protein S4 — translated: MAKYIGPKTKISRRFGECIYGEDKYFDRRKYPSGQHGSSRRRGKRSEYFVQLIEKQKARYTYGILERQFESLFFEAARKKGITGELLLQACESRLDNIVFRLKFSPSRSSARQLVSHRHIIVNNKVVNIPSFRLKPGDKIEIKEKSKKHPVILNSIQKKTGPLVEWLVLDEKNMFGIFRMIPKRIQIPENIKEQLIVELYSK